The following are from one region of the Etheostoma spectabile isolate EspeVRDwgs_2016 chromosome 15, UIUC_Espe_1.0, whole genome shotgun sequence genome:
- the hspb9 gene encoding alpha-crystallin A chain encodes MAQHAALRSLFGDDPFFSQEQLLWPLGHEALSSLQQDFFNQRTKLADSLLRGLHDGPHLLKLNKLPLISSTLARLSDGTEQQKESATAELYQEPQPATKNGDLLVTLDARGYAPNDITVKLVGRCLAVVAKKQAGAEESQSCSSSSSCASLCSSASSQMGFVQRIDIPAHLDLSGLSCSLMNDGQLRIHAPVTKQPTSEEQEVPVRFRTSLEFPLTKDKTKEGHRLMHP; translated from the exons ATGGCCCAGCATGCAGCTTTGAGGAGCCTGTTTGGCGATGACCCTTTCTTCAGTCAAGAACAGCTGCTGTGGCCGTTGGGTCACGAGGCCCTCTCCTCACTGCAGCAAGACTTCTTCAACCAGAGAACCAAACTGGCCGACAGCCTTTTGAGGGGGCTTCACGATGGGCCCCACCTCCTCAAACTTAACAAGTTGCCCCTCATTTCCTCCACTTTGGCAAg GCTCAGTGATGGTACAGAGCAGCAGAAAGAGTCTGCGACTGCAGAGCTGTACCAGGAACCTCAACCGGCCACAAAGAACGGCGACCTCCTGGTTACCCTAGACGCTCGCGGCTATGCCCCCAATGACATCACTGTCAAACTAGTGGGGCGTTGCCTGGCGGTGGTGGCCAAGAAGCAGGCCGGAGCAGAAGAGAGCCaatcctgctcctcctcctcctcctgcgccTCCTTGTGCTCCTCGGCCTCGTCCCAGATGGGATTTGTCCAGAGGATCGACATTCCCGCTCACCTGGATCTGTCCGGCCTCTCTTGTTCCCTGATGAATGATGGACAGCTGCGTATCCACGCCCCTGTGACCAAGCAGCCAACCAGTGAGGAGCAGGAGGTGCCCGTTCGGTTCAGGACATCGCTGGAATTTCCTCTTACCAAGGACAAGACAAAGGAGGGACACAGACTAATGCACCCATGA